A portion of the Streptomyces erythrochromogenes genome contains these proteins:
- a CDS encoding malate dehydrogenase codes for MTRTPVNVTVTGAAGQIGYALLFRIASGHLLGADVPVKLRLLEIPQGMKAAEGTAMELDDCAFPLLAGIDIFDDPNKGFEGANVALLVGARPRTAGMERGDLLAANGGIFKPQGQAINAHAADDIKVLVVGNPANTNALIAQASAPDVPAERFTAMTRLDHNRAISQLAAKTGAAVSDIKRLTIWGNHSATQYPDIFHAEIAGKNAAEVVGDQAWLADTFIPTVAKRGAAIIDARGASSAASAANAAIDHVHTWVNGTAEGDWTSMGIPSDGSYGVPAGLISSFPVTCKDGKYEIVQGLDVNEFSRARIDASVQELSEERDAVRELGLI; via the coding sequence ATGACCCGCACTCCTGTGAATGTCACCGTCACCGGCGCCGCCGGCCAGATCGGCTACGCGCTGCTCTTCCGTATCGCGTCCGGTCACCTGCTCGGCGCGGACGTGCCGGTCAAGCTCCGGCTCCTGGAGATCCCCCAGGGCATGAAGGCCGCCGAGGGCACCGCCATGGAGCTCGACGACTGCGCCTTCCCGCTGCTCGCCGGCATCGACATCTTCGACGACCCGAACAAGGGCTTCGAGGGCGCCAACGTCGCGCTGCTCGTCGGCGCCCGTCCGCGCACCGCGGGCATGGAGCGCGGCGACCTGCTCGCCGCCAACGGCGGCATCTTCAAGCCGCAGGGCCAGGCCATCAACGCGCACGCCGCGGACGACATCAAGGTCCTGGTCGTGGGCAACCCGGCCAACACCAACGCGCTCATCGCGCAGGCCTCCGCCCCGGACGTACCGGCCGAGCGCTTCACCGCGATGACCCGCCTGGACCACAACCGCGCGATCTCGCAGCTGGCAGCCAAGACCGGTGCCGCCGTCTCCGACATCAAGCGCCTGACGATCTGGGGCAACCACTCGGCGACCCAGTACCCGGACATCTTCCACGCGGAGATCGCCGGCAAGAACGCCGCCGAGGTCGTGGGCGACCAGGCGTGGCTCGCCGACACCTTCATCCCGACCGTCGCCAAGCGCGGCGCCGCGATCATCGACGCCCGTGGCGCGTCCTCGGCCGCCTCGGCCGCCAACGCCGCCATCGACCACGTCCACACCTGGGTCAACGGCACCGCCGAGGGCGACTGGACCTCGATGGGCATCCCGTCCGACGGCTCCTACGGCGTCCCGGCCGGTCTGATCTCCTCCTTCCCCGTCACCTGCAAGGACGGCAAGTACGAGATCGTCCAGGGCCTGGACGTCAACGAGTTCTCCCGCGCCCGCATCGACGCCTCCGTCCAGGAGCTGTCGGAGGAGCGCGACGCGGTCCGCGAGCTCGGCCTGATCTGA
- a CDS encoding DUF3017 domain-containing protein, whose product MRAEPGADHVNGSGAAKSRRFPSVTRDTARPEGSGRAVPGAVSTPARQWPMLSVLAATAVGLLTTALGQARAGCLVIGVALIAAAVLRRVLPSVGMLAVRSRFTDMITYGLLGVAITLLALVMEPRPLLEIPFLESAVRFTVR is encoded by the coding sequence GTGCGCGCTGAACCGGGCGCCGATCACGTGAACGGGAGCGGCGCGGCCAAGTCCCGCCGCTTCCCCTCCGTCACGCGGGACACGGCCCGCCCCGAGGGGAGCGGCCGCGCCGTCCCCGGGGCCGTGTCCACGCCCGCCCGCCAGTGGCCGATGCTCAGCGTGCTCGCCGCGACCGCGGTGGGGCTGCTGACCACCGCGCTCGGGCAGGCCCGGGCCGGGTGCCTGGTGATCGGTGTGGCCCTGATCGCGGCGGCGGTGCTGCGGCGCGTGCTGCCCTCGGTGGGGATGCTCGCGGTGCGCTCCCGCTTCACCGACATGATCACTTACGGACTGCTGGGAGTGGCGATCACGCTGCTCGCGCTGGTGATGGAGCCCAGGCCGCTGCTGGAGATCCCGTTCCTGGAGAGCGCGGTCCGCTTCACCGTGCGCTGA
- a CDS encoding bifunctional methylenetetrahydrofolate dehydrogenase/methenyltetrahydrofolate cyclohydrolase, whose translation MTAQILDGKATAAAIKSELTARVAALKARGITPGLGTLLVGDDPGSRWYVNGKHKDCAEVGIASIQRELPATASQEDIEEVVRELNANPQCTGYIVQLPLPKGIDTNRVLELMDPLKDADGLHPTSLGRLVLNEPGPLPCTPYGIVELLRHHGVEINGAHVVVLGRGITVGRSIGLLLTRKSENATVTLCHTGTRDLSGLLRQADIIVAAAGVPHLVKPEDVKPGAAVLDVGVSRDEAGKIVGDVHPGVAEVAAWISPNPGGVGPMTRAQLLVNVVEAAERTGSAR comes from the coding sequence ATGACCGCCCAGATTCTCGATGGCAAGGCCACCGCGGCCGCGATCAAGTCCGAACTGACCGCCCGTGTGGCGGCCCTGAAGGCCCGGGGCATCACCCCCGGCCTCGGCACCCTGCTGGTCGGCGACGATCCGGGCAGCCGCTGGTACGTCAACGGCAAGCACAAGGACTGCGCCGAGGTCGGCATCGCCTCCATCCAGCGCGAACTGCCCGCGACGGCCTCCCAGGAGGACATCGAGGAGGTCGTGCGGGAGCTCAACGCCAACCCGCAGTGCACGGGCTACATCGTCCAACTCCCGCTCCCCAAGGGCATCGACACCAACCGGGTCCTGGAGCTGATGGACCCGCTGAAGGACGCCGACGGCCTGCACCCGACCTCCCTGGGCCGGCTCGTGCTGAACGAGCCGGGCCCGCTGCCCTGCACCCCGTACGGGATCGTCGAACTGCTGCGCCACCACGGTGTCGAGATCAACGGCGCACACGTCGTCGTCCTCGGCCGCGGGATCACCGTCGGCCGGTCCATCGGCCTGCTGCTGACCCGCAAGTCCGAGAACGCCACCGTCACGCTGTGCCACACCGGTACGCGCGACCTCTCCGGGCTGCTGCGCCAGGCGGACATCATCGTCGCCGCGGCCGGCGTCCCGCACCTGGTCAAGCCCGAGGACGTGAAGCCCGGCGCGGCCGTGCTCGACGTGGGTGTCAGCCGCGACGAGGCCGGGAAGATCGTCGGTGACGTGCACCCCGGCGTCGCCGAGGTCGCCGCGTGGATCTCGCCGAACCCGGGCGGGGTCGGCCCGATGACCCGCGCCCAGCTGCTCGTCAACGTCGTCGAGGCGGCGGAGCGGACCGGCAGTGCGCGCTGA
- the purH gene encoding bifunctional phosphoribosylaminoimidazolecarboxamide formyltransferase/IMP cyclohydrolase produces MTAADTAASNDPTTTQRPIRRALISVYDKTGLEELARGLHEAGVALVSTGSTASKIAAAGVPVTKVEELTGFPECLDGRVKTLHPRVHAGILADLRLEDHRNQLAELGVEPFDLVVVNLYPFLATVQSGATEDECVEQIDIGGPSMVRAAAKNHPSVAVVTSPERYADVIAAAQGGGFDLTARKRLAAEAFQHTAAYDVAVASWFTNAYAPEGEEGALPEFLAGAWERKSTLRYGENPHQAAALYTDGQPGGLANAEQLHGKEMSFNNYVDTEAARRAAYDHEEPCVAIIKHANPCGIAVGADVAAAHRKAHACDPLSAFGGVIAVNRPVTVELAEQVAEIFTEVIAAPAYEDGAVEVLAKKKNIRVLKVDGTPHQPGDLKPISGGALLQQSDLFQAEGDDPANWTLATGDALSPAELAELAFAWRACRAVKSNAILLAKDGASVGVGMGQVNRVDSAKLAVERAGAERAQGSYAASDAFFPFPDGLEILTAAGIKAVVQPGGSVRDEQVVEAAQKAGVTMYFTGTRHFFH; encoded by the coding sequence GTGACCGCCGCAGACACCGCAGCGAGCAACGACCCGACCACGACCCAGCGGCCGATCCGTCGTGCGCTCATCAGCGTCTACGACAAGACGGGACTGGAAGAGCTGGCCCGCGGCCTGCACGAGGCGGGCGTCGCGCTCGTCTCCACGGGCTCCACCGCCTCGAAGATCGCCGCCGCCGGGGTGCCCGTCACCAAGGTGGAGGAGCTGACCGGCTTCCCCGAGTGCCTCGACGGCCGGGTCAAGACCCTGCACCCGCGCGTGCACGCCGGCATCCTCGCCGACCTGCGTCTGGAGGACCACCGCAACCAGCTCGCCGAGCTGGGCGTCGAGCCCTTCGACCTCGTCGTCGTCAACCTGTACCCGTTCCTGGCCACCGTCCAGTCGGGTGCCACCGAGGACGAGTGCGTCGAGCAGATCGACATCGGCGGTCCGTCGATGGTCCGCGCCGCCGCCAAGAACCACCCGTCGGTCGCCGTGGTCACCAGCCCCGAGCGGTACGCCGACGTGATCGCCGCGGCCCAGGGCGGCGGCTTCGACCTCACCGCCCGCAAGCGGCTGGCGGCCGAGGCCTTCCAGCACACCGCCGCCTACGACGTGGCCGTCGCCTCCTGGTTCACGAACGCGTACGCCCCGGAGGGCGAGGAGGGCGCGCTGCCCGAGTTCCTCGCCGGCGCCTGGGAGCGCAAGTCCACCCTGCGCTACGGCGAGAACCCGCACCAGGCCGCCGCCCTCTACACGGACGGCCAGCCGGGCGGGCTCGCCAACGCCGAGCAGCTGCACGGCAAGGAGATGTCCTTCAACAACTACGTGGACACCGAGGCCGCGCGGCGCGCCGCCTACGACCACGAAGAGCCGTGCGTCGCGATCATCAAGCACGCCAACCCGTGCGGGATCGCCGTCGGCGCGGACGTCGCCGCCGCCCACCGCAAGGCGCACGCCTGCGACCCGCTGTCGGCGTTCGGCGGTGTCATCGCCGTCAACCGCCCGGTGACCGTCGAGCTCGCCGAGCAGGTCGCGGAGATCTTCACCGAGGTCATCGCCGCCCCCGCCTACGAGGACGGCGCGGTCGAGGTCCTGGCGAAGAAGAAGAACATCCGCGTCCTGAAGGTGGACGGCACCCCGCACCAGCCGGGCGACCTCAAGCCCATCAGCGGCGGTGCGCTGCTCCAGCAGAGCGACCTCTTCCAGGCCGAGGGCGACGACCCGGCCAACTGGACGCTGGCCACCGGCGACGCCCTGTCCCCGGCGGAGCTCGCCGAGCTGGCCTTCGCGTGGCGGGCCTGCCGGGCCGTCAAGTCGAACGCGATCCTGCTCGCCAAGGACGGCGCCTCGGTCGGCGTCGGCATGGGCCAGGTCAACCGCGTCGACTCGGCGAAGCTCGCCGTCGAGCGGGCCGGAGCCGAGCGCGCGCAGGGCTCGTACGCCGCCTCCGACGCCTTCTTCCCCTTCCCGGACGGCCTGGAGATCCTGACCGCCGCGGGCATCAAGGCCGTGGTCCAGCCGGGCGGTTCGGTCCGTGACGAGCAGGTCGTCGAGGCCGCGCAGAAGGCCGGCGTGACCATGTACTTCACCGGGACCCGGCACTTCTTCCACTGA
- the purN gene encoding phosphoribosylglycinamide formyltransferase encodes MAASRLVVLVSGSGTNLQALLDAIDAHPGGPEGFGAEVVAVGADRADIVGLERAEKAGIPTFVCPVKDYGSRAEWDAALTAATDAHAPDLVVSAGFMKIVGKEFIDRFGGRFINTHPALLPSFPGAHGVRDALAYGAKVTGCTVHFVDSGVDTGPIIAQGVVEVRDEDDEAALHERIKEVERQLLVDVVGRLARHGYRIEGRKVTIQ; translated from the coding sequence ATGGCCGCCTCCCGCCTGGTCGTGCTGGTCTCCGGTTCCGGCACCAACCTCCAGGCCCTGCTCGACGCCATCGACGCCCATCCCGGCGGACCCGAGGGCTTCGGTGCCGAAGTCGTCGCCGTGGGAGCCGACCGGGCGGACATCGTCGGCCTGGAGCGGGCGGAGAAGGCCGGGATCCCCACCTTCGTCTGCCCGGTGAAGGACTACGGGAGCCGCGCCGAGTGGGACGCCGCCCTCACCGCGGCGACCGACGCGCACGCGCCCGACCTCGTCGTGTCGGCCGGTTTCATGAAGATCGTGGGCAAGGAGTTCATCGACCGCTTCGGCGGCCGGTTCATCAACACCCACCCCGCCCTCCTCCCCTCCTTCCCCGGAGCGCACGGCGTGCGGGACGCGCTCGCCTACGGCGCGAAGGTCACGGGCTGCACGGTCCACTTCGTGGACAGCGGCGTGGACACCGGTCCGATCATCGCCCAGGGTGTGGTCGAGGTCCGGGACGAGGACGACGAAGCCGCTCTCCATGAGCGCATCAAGGAAGTCGAGCGACAGCTGCTCGTCGATGTCGTGGGGCGCCTGGCCCGGCACGGCTACCGCATTGAGGGACGAAAGGTAACAATCCAGTGA
- a CDS encoding cell division protein PerM: MTQVTERGTRLSAAPRAGVRRRSPAAAACVVGGAVAAGLGLGFLAVLVIVLWISSPYPDSGPGGALHLAAGLWLLAHGTELLRYETLSGVPAPVGVTPLLLVALPVLLMRRAARLGGASDEEDEEVLPATAVFSAVLCGYLAVGAFATVYAAGGPMPADPISAAWHVPLVAVLAAAGGVWGAKGRPLGPLPNWLPGGVRRGFVRPRYALALRAGAGGALVLLGGGALLVGASLAWHGAQVQASFLSLTGVWSGRFAVLLLALALIPNAMVWGAAYALGPGFALGAEVTATPLGFAGAPALPRFPLLEALPAAGPGTPLTWAAAGVPVVAGLAVGWFAVRRAREVSYGETALTAALGALVCGVAMAGLAAVSAGPLGSRRLAEFGPVWWATGAAAFAWTLVLAVPVAVGVHAWRYRPAEGPVAVDADAPVDDGWHDSGVRELRWEAMRKAAGTLVPEIVPEPAPLVPLGPPAVPAASAPAAPAAPAVRARRAVTVVAGLDLRPGPGPAPVAPPVPPGPPPVIGVRVLARRKPPA; encoded by the coding sequence GTGACCCAAGTGACCGAACGCGGGACCCGGTTGTCGGCGGCCCCGCGAGCCGGCGTGCGGCGGCGTTCGCCGGCCGCCGCCGCATGCGTGGTGGGCGGCGCCGTGGCGGCCGGACTCGGGCTCGGCTTCCTCGCCGTGCTCGTCATCGTCCTGTGGATCAGTTCCCCCTATCCCGACAGCGGTCCCGGCGGGGCCCTGCACCTCGCCGCCGGGCTGTGGCTGCTCGCCCACGGGACCGAACTGCTGCGGTACGAGACGCTTTCCGGCGTCCCTGCACCCGTTGGTGTGACACCGCTGCTGCTCGTCGCGCTGCCCGTCCTGCTCATGCGGCGGGCCGCCCGGCTGGGCGGCGCTTCCGACGAGGAGGACGAGGAGGTGCTGCCCGCGACGGCGGTGTTCTCGGCCGTGCTCTGCGGATACCTCGCCGTCGGGGCGTTCGCCACGGTGTACGCCGCCGGCGGCCCGATGCCGGCCGACCCGATCAGCGCCGCCTGGCACGTCCCGCTGGTCGCCGTGCTGGCCGCCGCCGGCGGGGTGTGGGGAGCCAAGGGGCGGCCGCTCGGGCCGCTGCCGAACTGGCTGCCGGGGGGCGTACGGAGGGGGTTCGTGCGCCCGCGCTACGCGCTGGCGCTGCGGGCGGGCGCGGGCGGCGCCCTGGTGCTCCTGGGCGGTGGAGCGCTGCTCGTCGGCGCCTCGCTCGCCTGGCACGGCGCGCAGGTCCAGGCCTCGTTCCTTTCGCTGACCGGGGTGTGGTCGGGCCGGTTCGCGGTCCTGCTGCTCGCGCTCGCCCTGATCCCGAACGCCATGGTCTGGGGAGCGGCCTACGCCCTCGGCCCCGGCTTCGCCCTCGGCGCCGAGGTGACGGCCACCCCGCTGGGCTTCGCGGGCGCGCCCGCGCTGCCCCGGTTCCCGCTGCTGGAGGCCCTCCCGGCCGCGGGGCCGGGCACCCCGCTGACCTGGGCCGCCGCCGGGGTGCCGGTGGTCGCGGGGCTGGCGGTGGGCTGGTTCGCGGTACGCCGGGCGCGCGAGGTCTCGTACGGGGAGACCGCGCTCACGGCGGCCCTCGGGGCGCTGGTGTGCGGCGTGGCGATGGCCGGGCTCGCGGCGGTCTCGGCGGGGCCGCTGGGCTCGCGGAGGCTGGCCGAGTTCGGGCCGGTGTGGTGGGCCACGGGTGCGGCGGCCTTCGCGTGGACGCTGGTGCTGGCCGTGCCGGTGGCGGTGGGGGTGCACGCATGGCGCTACCGCCCGGCGGAAGGGCCGGTCGCGGTGGACGCGGATGCTCCGGTGGACGACGGCTGGCACGACAGCGGGGTGCGGGAGCTGCGGTGGGAGGCGATGCGGAAGGCGGCGGGGACGCTGGTTCCGGAGATCGTTCCCGAGCCGGCGCCTCTGGTGCCTCTGGGGCCTCCGGCGGTTCCGGCGGCTTCGGCACCTGCGGCACCTGCGGCACCTGCGGTGCGGGCGCGTCGGGCGGTGACCGTGGTGGCGGGGCTGGACCTTCGCCCGGGCCCGGGCCCGGCTCCGGTGGCACCGCCGGTTCCGCCCGGGCCGCCGCCGGTGATCGGGGTACGGGTGCTGGCCCGGCGGAAGCCGCCGGCCTAG
- a CDS encoding helix-turn-helix domain-containing protein, with the protein MTRSVEDLPTPQERRRLREAAELTLDEVAAAVGVTVATVRHWESGRTNPRGRKHDMYARFLDGLSALPVAADTTGPPDRADRADSADPLLVAVAVAPGAGAEAGAGAGAGAGAGGSPAAPDGAAVTTDVPDTGSSANGAVTRPAVRHVHGPADAFDTLYDRAAPVLALQAYLLTGRRALALEAVHRAFTRAWDQWPEVAADPDPESWVRAIAYEYALSPWHRFRRAHRRPDRPPADPADRILLDALLALSRIHRRTVLLYDGVGLDLPDTAAETEATTLAAGNRILHAHADLAARIPELADVPVEKQSAALRERLVALRPPFPLDPRPAAAVRGGGERRGRQWTRATLGLTAMITAATAYTATTAPTRYDPPPAPGESVTGVPALSGPQQLTERSRQLHDKLRADPQAGPARITPKIE; encoded by the coding sequence ATGACACGAAGCGTCGAGGACCTGCCCACCCCGCAGGAGCGCCGAAGACTGCGCGAAGCCGCGGAACTGACGCTCGATGAGGTCGCGGCGGCCGTGGGCGTCACCGTGGCGACGGTCCGGCACTGGGAGTCCGGGCGCACGAACCCGCGCGGCCGCAAGCACGACATGTACGCGCGGTTCCTCGACGGCCTCTCCGCGCTGCCGGTGGCCGCGGACACGACCGGGCCGCCGGACCGGGCCGACCGGGCCGACTCTGCCGACCCGTTGCTGGTGGCGGTGGCGGTGGCGCCCGGTGCCGGAGCCGAGGCCGGGGCCGGGGCCGGGGCCGGGGCCGGGGCCGGGGGAAGCCCGGCCGCCCCGGACGGGGCCGCGGTCACCACCGACGTCCCCGACACCGGCAGCAGCGCGAACGGAGCCGTCACCCGACCGGCCGTACGTCACGTCCACGGACCGGCCGACGCCTTCGACACCCTGTACGACCGGGCCGCACCCGTCCTCGCCCTGCAGGCCTACCTGCTCACCGGCCGCCGCGCCCTCGCCCTGGAGGCCGTGCACCGGGCCTTCACCCGGGCCTGGGACCAGTGGCCCGAGGTGGCCGCCGACCCGGACCCGGAGAGCTGGGTGCGTGCGATCGCGTACGAGTACGCGCTCTCCCCCTGGCACCGGTTCCGGCGCGCCCATCGCAGACCCGACCGGCCCCCCGCCGATCCCGCCGACCGGATCCTGCTCGACGCCCTGCTCGCCCTGTCGCGGATCCACCGCCGAACCGTCCTGCTCTACGACGGCGTCGGCCTCGACCTGCCCGACACCGCCGCCGAGACGGAAGCCACCACCCTCGCCGCCGGCAACCGCATCCTGCACGCCCACGCCGACCTCGCCGCCCGGATCCCCGAACTGGCCGACGTACCGGTCGAGAAGCAGTCCGCGGCGCTGCGGGAGCGGCTCGTCGCACTGCGGCCGCCGTTCCCGCTCGACCCGCGCCCGGCGGCGGCGGTCCGCGGCGGCGGCGAGCGGCGCGGCCGACAGTGGACCCGGGCGACGCTCGGCCTGACCGCGATGATCACGGCCGCCACCGCCTACACGGCGACGACGGCGCCCACCCGGTACGACCCCCCGCCGGCACCCGGCGAGAGCGTGACCGGGGTGCCGGCGCTCAGCGGCCCGCAGCAGCTCACCGAACGGAGCAGGCAACTCCACGACAAGCTGCGCGCGGATCCGCAGGCGGGTCCGGCGCGCATCACCCCGAAGATCGAGTGA
- the sucD gene encoding succinate--CoA ligase subunit alpha, with protein sequence MAIFLNKDSKVIVQGMTGATGMKHTKLMLADGTNIVGGVNPRKAGTTVDFDGTEVPVFGSVAEAMEKTGANVSVLFVPPAFAKAAVVEAIDAEIPLAVVITEGIAVHDSAAFWAYATAKGNKTRIIGPNCPGLITPGQSNAGIIPGDITKPGKIGLVSKSGTLTYQMMYELRDIGFTSAVGIGGDPVIGTTHIDALEAFEADPETELIVMIGEIGGDAEERAADFIAKNVTKPVVGYVAGFTAPEGKTMGHAGAIVSGSSGTAQAKKEALEAAGVKVGKTPTETAELARAILNAAQ encoded by the coding sequence ATGGCTATCTTCCTCAACAAGGACAGCAAGGTCATCGTCCAGGGCATGACCGGTGCCACGGGCATGAAGCACACCAAGCTGATGCTGGCTGACGGCACCAACATCGTCGGCGGCGTGAACCCGCGCAAGGCCGGCACGACCGTCGACTTCGACGGCACCGAGGTCCCGGTCTTCGGCTCCGTCGCCGAGGCGATGGAGAAGACGGGCGCCAACGTCTCCGTCCTCTTCGTCCCGCCGGCCTTCGCCAAGGCCGCCGTCGTCGAGGCCATCGACGCCGAGATCCCCCTGGCCGTCGTCATCACCGAGGGCATCGCGGTGCACGACTCCGCCGCCTTCTGGGCGTACGCGACCGCCAAGGGCAACAAGACCCGCATCATCGGCCCGAACTGCCCGGGTCTGATCACCCCCGGCCAGTCCAACGCCGGCATCATCCCGGGCGACATCACCAAGCCCGGCAAGATCGGTCTCGTGTCCAAGTCCGGCACGCTGACCTACCAGATGATGTACGAGCTCCGTGACATCGGCTTCACCTCCGCCGTCGGCATCGGTGGCGACCCGGTCATCGGCACCACGCACATCGACGCCCTGGAGGCCTTCGAGGCCGACCCGGAGACCGAGCTGATCGTCATGATCGGCGAGATCGGCGGCGACGCCGAGGAGCGCGCGGCGGACTTCATCGCGAAGAACGTCACCAAGCCGGTCGTCGGTTACGTCGCGGGCTTCACCGCCCCCGAGGGCAAGACCATGGGCCACGCCGGCGCCATCGTCTCCGGCTCCTCCGGCACCGCGCAGGCCAAGAAGGAGGCCCTCGAGGCCGCCGGCGTCAAGGTCGGCAAGACGCCGACCGAGACCGCCGAGCTCGCCCGCGCGATCCTGAACGCCGCTCAGTAA
- the sucC gene encoding ADP-forming succinate--CoA ligase subunit beta, with amino-acid sequence MDLFEYQARDLFAKHGVPVLAGEVIDTPEAAREATERLGGKSVVKAQVKVGGRGKAGGVKLAATPDEAVARATDILGMDIKGHTVHKVMIAETAPEILEEYYVSYLLDRTNRTFLAMASVAGGMDIEQVAEETPEKLAKVPVNANEGVTIEKAREIVALAQFPAEVAEKVAEVLVTLWDTFIAEDALLVEVNPLAKVASGEVIALDGKVSLDENAEFRQPGHEEFVDHAAANPLEAAAKAKNLNYVKLDGEVGIIGNGAGLVMSTLDVVAYAGENHGGVKPANFLDIGGGASAAVMANGLEIILGDPDVKSVFVNVFGGITACDEVANGIVQALALLEEKGEAVTKPLVVRLDGNNAELGRKILSDANHPLVQRVDTMDGAADKAAELAAAK; translated from the coding sequence GTGGACCTGTTCGAGTACCAGGCGAGGGACCTCTTCGCCAAGCACGGTGTACCGGTGCTGGCCGGTGAAGTCATCGACACGCCTGAGGCGGCTCGCGAGGCCACCGAGCGGCTGGGCGGCAAGTCGGTCGTCAAGGCGCAGGTGAAGGTCGGCGGCCGCGGCAAGGCCGGCGGCGTGAAGCTGGCCGCCACCCCGGACGAGGCCGTCGCCCGCGCGACGGACATCCTGGGCATGGACATCAAGGGCCACACGGTCCACAAGGTGATGATCGCGGAGACCGCTCCCGAGATCCTCGAGGAGTACTACGTCTCGTACCTCCTCGACCGCACCAACCGCACCTTCCTGGCCATGGCCTCGGTCGCGGGCGGCATGGACATCGAGCAGGTCGCCGAGGAGACCCCGGAGAAGCTCGCCAAGGTCCCGGTGAACGCCAACGAGGGCGTGACCATCGAGAAGGCCCGCGAGATCGTCGCGCTGGCGCAGTTCCCGGCCGAGGTCGCCGAGAAGGTCGCCGAGGTCCTCGTGACCCTGTGGGACACCTTCATCGCCGAGGACGCGCTCCTCGTCGAGGTCAACCCGCTCGCGAAGGTCGCCTCCGGCGAGGTCATCGCCCTCGACGGCAAGGTCTCCCTCGACGAGAACGCCGAGTTCCGCCAGCCGGGTCACGAGGAGTTCGTCGACCACGCCGCCGCGAACCCGCTCGAGGCCGCCGCCAAGGCGAAGAACCTCAACTACGTCAAGCTCGACGGTGAGGTCGGCATCATCGGCAACGGCGCGGGTCTCGTCATGAGCACCCTGGACGTCGTCGCCTACGCCGGCGAGAACCACGGTGGCGTCAAGCCCGCCAACTTCCTGGACATCGGCGGTGGCGCCTCCGCCGCCGTCATGGCCAACGGTCTCGAGATCATCCTCGGGGACCCGGACGTCAAGTCCGTCTTCGTCAACGTCTTCGGTGGCATCACCGCGTGCGACGAGGTCGCCAACGGCATCGTCCAGGCGCTGGCCCTGCTGGAGGAGAAGGGCGAGGCGGTCACCAAGCCGCTCGTCGTCCGTCTCGACGGCAACAACGCCGAGCTGGGTCGCAAGATCCTCTCGGACGCCAACCACCCGCTGGTGCAGCGCGTGGACACCATGGACGGCGCGGCCGACAAGGCCGCCGAGCTCGCGGCTGCGAAGTAA